Genomic DNA from Corticium candelabrum chromosome 5, ooCorCand1.1, whole genome shotgun sequence:
cacgccaaATCCATGTATGTCAAGAGTGAGattgtcgtcgtcttccgtaCTTCCGTGACGACGTGATTTCCTACCAATGGAACCCGCCTCGAACCCGTTTCCACTCGCGTGCAAATATCTCTGTAACGGCCAATCGGATCTGCACCGAATTTAATCCACATGTTCTCGACGTCAGACGGTATGCgcggagcgtgtcgtttattgcgagTGACGTCGGGAAAGGGAAGATACTTTTGcatatatccgggtcttgaaaaaatgcTCATAGTcattccccccccccccccccccgctgCCATCGAAGAGCTGCCATGTTTGATACACCTGTTGCCcgcaatggcagcaacgtcttcgaagtgacgacatTCAACGAGACTTTCGAAATGGTGAGAGTCAGACAAGTCgtgacttggtatatatacgGGGAACAGATTATCCGGTTGAATATGTAACTGCAAGTGACTTCCAAGTTCCTGCTGCTCGGACATATAGTTTTCGCAtcaaatagatgccaagttcaaTACACTTGTTCCtcgcaatggcagcaacatcatcgAAGTAATGTGGCATTTAACGGGTTATGGGACTGTTGAAATAGCTTAAACAGGATAGTaccaatcaataatccaatcaatggGATTTTTGGAAATGGGACACTCcgttacattttctttgtcttcaacaggaTACTAGCTATATAACAATCAATAGTCTCAGAATGTGATACCATTGACCGCGGGATATAattctgaacgaaattcttcatgataattcttcagagatacaattcatgataaattagaacgggatactcatgcagttctgtgaatgagatatacttcatgaatgcatacaacgataaattaattaactaaaaactAATCTGCCCGTGCGGAGAATGGGATGGTGAGCTAGTAGAATATAGATCCTACTTAGGAGCACCCATTGGATTGGACTCATACTGACTTCTTATGACAGAAGATTGCATGGTCTCAAGAAATTGAGcagttgcatgtgtgtgtgtgtgtgtgtgtgtgtgtgtgtgtgtgtgtgtgtgtgtgtgtgtgtgtgtgtgtgtgcgtgcgtgtgtgtacttAGTATGTGTAGTTTCACTGTCTTATTATCATTGATAACCAGGTATACGCCTGCTCAGCAAGGAACAGAGTTCAATTCTGGTGCAAAGCAGAGGGTCATCAGAGTGGTTGAATCGCAGCAGGATCCTATGGAACCTCCGAAATTTAAGTCAGTAGATTTCAGTGTTTGAAATGCAACAAGCACAGCATTACCATTGTTTTTATGTAGAGTAAATAAGAAGATTCCTCGTGGTCCACCTTCTCCTCCTGCTCCAGTCATGCATTCTCCTCCAAGAAAAGTGATGACATGGTTTTATATGATCTTATTTTCTAATAACTTAAAGACTGTGATTTAATAGGTCACTGTAAAGGAACAACAAGAGTGGAAGATTCCGCCATGTATATCTAACTGGAAGAATGCGAGAGTAAGACTGATgagatgaaagtgatgacataCATTACTACTATGTGGTCAATCGTAGTTTCAAACCATGCAAGTTGTGcttgatttattatttatattatgtCGGGGAATGTGTCGATTTCTAGCCTCACTGTCTACCTTGCCAATTGCATACTGTATACAACTCTGACTGTATACATCTGCTCGTGTACACCGTTACCACTGCGCATATCTACCTACACTCATGCGGaaaaaagaatgcaaacaagtataaaaacatttgaaAAAATgggaaagatgtagggttgccgtatGAAAAAACGAGACCAGTAAGGGtctgctgtgacatctttcgtatacagactgactgagcaatacatcatccctacattgcaccattttctaactaGAGACACTATAGTATGTGTTTTATACCTTACTACTTAGAAAATgttgcaatgtagggatgatgtattgctcagtcagtctgtatacgaaagatgtcacagcacaccgttacatggtcttgtttctattctttttcgtatggcaaccctacatctttctcattttttcaaatGTTTTTGTACTTGTTTTTATATTAAGTTGCTCTCATAAGCAATAATCTATAGCATGCATGCGAATCGAGACAATGCACTCCAAATTTTATAGAACCCTCGCAAGGCAGGTCAAGTGAGTGGCTTGGCTTGTTTCTAATGTATTCTTTGTTTACATGTGGCATAATTAATGGCACTTATTCAATCAAAATTGTAGAAAATTGACATGTAAGTTTTTATCCGAGAATACTCTATTGTGCATTTGCCTACGGAGTGAAATAGAAATTTTATTGCTCCTGAGCAATATCCTCAGAAACACTTTTACTGCAACTTTGGGTGTTGTAATGTGCAAGTGGTTATGAAACATACCACTTTGTTCGCTGCTAGTTGATGAGATGAATGTAAATTTGAGCTTTTGATACTGATTACTGATTAacttgtttatttacttgtgGATTTGAGGTGATGGTTAATCATCAATCGTCTGTTCAATTTATAGGGTTTCACTATTCCACTTGACAAACGATTGGCTGCTGATGGTCGTGGACTTCAAGATCATCACATAAATGACAACTTTGCTAAATTGGCGGAAGCATTGTACATAGCCGACAGAAAGGTGAATGTGATGTATGCATTCCAGTTGCAGTGAAAAACATGAGTCCGTTGTGTTAGGCAAGAGAAGCAGTGGAAACTCGTGCTCAGATTGCTAAGAAGGTAGCTCAGAAAGAGAAGGAACAGAAAGAGCACGGGCTACGTCAGATGGCACAGAAGGCTCGAGATGAACGACAAGGAATAAAGACATCATCCACTGGAGGTGGTGAGGCtcgttttgtgtttttgtacCAGCAGATTCATTGTTTAGTACTGACAAGAATTGTATTTGTGCAGGACTTGATGATGAAGCACGGGAAAGAGAAAAATTGAGACACGAACGACACAAGGATAGGGAAAGAGATAGAAGGATTGCTCGTGCAGGCCACGAAAGGAGGCACGTTTACGTAACATGCATCCATGCATCCATGAACACACTATATACAAGCATAGGCATGTTTGCAGTTGTGTTCATTCAAACTCTTTGtagcatgtttcttgcttaaTTGTTATTTCACTGTGTTTAACAACTCATATCTCTCTCAGAACCAAGTTGGAGCAACAGAGGGACAGAGATGTAAGTGAGAAGATTGCTTTGGGAATGCCGTCCAATGCAAAGAACCAAGAATCAATGTATGACCAAAGGTTGTTCAATCAAAGCAAGGTATATTGAgcttttgtgtctgttgctcGATATAATGATTGTCTGTTGTCATTTGGCAGGGACTGGATTCTGGTTTTGCTGCAGAAGATGATGTTTACAGTGTATATGACAAGCCGTGGAGGAGAGGAGAAACGGCTGGTCAGGCTATCTATCGGCCAAGCAAGAACATTGACAAAGATATTTACGGTGATGACATTGaagaattaataaaaacaaataggTGAGACTATGTCCACATTGACACTCAAGtccacacacatgtgcatacGCAGGCAAACAGCAAAGGCAAACATTAGGAGCTGCCACACTTACATCATGCCTCTCAGTTGCATGGTTGTGCTCTTGTACACTACTAAGGAGACCCTGGGTCTGTGTTGGCAATCTTCTGAAGCCTGGTCAGGTACTTGCAAGGCACTGACATGTGGTACCAACTGAGGCATAGTCATTCAAAGTCCCGCCTGGATCTCAGTGGCTGATATTTCAAGGCACAGCCAGTCACAGCCAGTGGCTGTTGCGCATGCCAACCCAGTTTCACTCAGGTagtcatttatactcctgagttgagaagAAAAATTCACTTTAGGAGAATTTTGCCATAACCCACGTGATGGTCCCCGATATTAACACATttacaattaacacacacacacacacacacacacacacacacacacacacacacacacacacacacacacacacacacacacacacacacacacacacacacacacaccacttgcCTTTTATAATTGCTGTGGTACTGTACAAGGTTTCATGCAGACAAGGAGTTTGGAGGTACAGAGCGTGGCAAGCAGCGAGATGGAGCTGTCCAGTTTCAGAAAGACACAGAGGATGATCCGTTTGGTTTGGACAAATTCATGACTGATGCAAAGAAAGCGGATAGATCCAGAAGACCACACCCAGACAGAAGCAGCAGGTAGTGCCTAGAGCATCAGTTTCATGATATAAGTAGAATTAGCTCTATGTCATTTGTAGGGATTATGAACATTCTTCGAGCAAGAAGGCCAGGCATTGAGTTGTAATGGTACTGACAATAATACCTGTAAGTTTGTCTAAAGTTGTCTTCTTTACTTAATGTAGTACAAAAACTGCTATGTGATTTTTTTGAATGGAactagtacagtagaacctcactAATCCGAACAGCCCCGTGCCAAGCCCCAtttggattagtgaagttgttcagACTACCAAGAATGCCAAAATTcgtagccttggaggtccacACTTTGCCTCGGACACAAAGACATTGGCACATTTACGTACCTTTACTCATACCTCATGTTTGTGGTGAAGGACACCACTGCAatgactacatgtacttctaaacAATGTGagtcaggatttaaaatagtcagaTAGGTGCATTTactgaaaactagataaccaCAATCTGGATCAGGCTGCCCAGTAGGATCTGGGTACGCAAGGCAAAGGTTCAGATTGGCAAGGGTTCAGATTGGCAAGGATTCAGATTAACGAGGTTtggattagggaggtttggATTGGGGAGGTTCGACTGTACTTGTAATGGTACAAAAACTAGTATGCCACTACACGTAATGCCTTGAACACAATCTTAATCAATAAACGTATTGCTTGATTATCATTAATGAATCACATGGTTGGTGTGAGACCAAATCAAGACCACTTTAGGTGTGGCAAGCAGCTTAACGGATAGATTCATGGTTGAAAAGACTAGCAGTAAACAGTGCCATTAAGTTTGAAGCACGTGGTGGAGGGAAAATTCACTTTTCACTAGACATCTAGTTTGAGGTGtgaatttattttattataattgggtgtgtgtgtgtgtgtgtgtgcacgcacgcttAACCACATCCATCTGGTATATAAGGTTATTGTGAGTACTGTGTAAGTAAATCGTAGTTTAAAGGTGCTTGAACTGTCGTGGCTGTCAAGACAGAAGACACACGAGGGTCTGAATAGATCCAAGAATCGCTGTTTTCTGTAAAGTGCTGCAGACTGTGATGACCTAGATTGATGACCAGCCATTGTGTAATACTCCAAGCACAGTACCCAAAAATCCTAAGAGCACTGGAACCACCACTGTATGACGATGTTACATGTGGCTTATCTTTGCAAGTTGCTGAACTTAGTCGAACTTAGTCAATGGATCAGGTTAACAGTTTCTTGgcatattgtattattatttattgattattctACTGATAATTATCAGagaaaatttttgaaagacaATTTGGAAGTAGTGTTTTTGAAATGCGTTGAGTTACATAAACAATGATACAGGTAGTGCACCTATGTCTATGGGTAATGctgtacagtagaacctcgctaatccgaacagcCTCTTGCCAAGCCCCATTGGGATTAGCAAAAATGCAAAAATGCCAAATGcgtagccttggaggtccagactttgcctcggacacacacagaccactAGTGCATTTACATGTTTGTGAAGGACACcgctgcaacgactacatgtacttctaaataatgtgacagtcaaGATTTAAAATAGTCAAGTACAcgcatttgctgaaaactagataaccgcAACCCAGATCAGGCTGCCGAATAGGATCTAAGgtaattcggattagcgaggctcAGATTAGCGACGTCAACTGTACCATATTATGGATATAGATACCCCTTCAACAGGCAAAGTTTTACAACTACAGTATTCGAAGACCAGTGTCAGTATTGGAATGAAAGATCTCTAGCAAAGTGTATCAGTGGAGTTTGTGGAAGTATTAAAAAAGAATGGGTAGCAACAGAGCACAGTTTCCTTTCATGTCGCTAAACCTTGCCCTTTGGCTGTTTGGCTACGCTGTTGCTTTTTGCATGTAGACTAGTCTAAACATAGAAGCATGCCAGCTGGTCCCAtaaattttgattaattaaaccaaacAACGTAGTCTGCTCAGCCGGGCGTCAAGTCACTAACCTGTGGCAGTAATAATGGTGCATATGCAACATGAGATATCGAATTAGGCTGAATACAATAGTTTTTACTTTCTACAAACCGTTTGGACAAATATGTACAGTCAGAGTTATTGTCATTGCTGACCAACGTTACTAATGGTCACACATGTGTGATAGCAACTAATTTGATTCCTTCAAAATTCTCTTCAGTTCTTCCTCCAGCTCCCACATCTCTGGATCCTGCCTCAGCTTGCTGGCTAGTCTGTTTATTGATGCTAAGGCATCTGTAGCAGCTACACCAACAAAATGCAAATACCAAATATATGTGAGGTGCAGCAACCTTTCCAGAAACGTATACAATAGGACAATTTCATCTCTGAAACAAGTATGAGAATGTAAACTTATTAAGATGTCGATATCAAACAGCCAGCTACTCAAAACATGTCTGTAcacgcacatgtacacactcacactATGTACTGAGCCACAATGGTTATAAAAAGACAATCACGTAATGAAAATAGCATGCAAATATGATCATGCTTTCATGGAAATCAAAGTTTGCAATGTGGCATGCATTAATATATGGTCACCAGGTGCCACATGCATTCATTAATTCATAATagaatttaaaataattaatgcTACCATGAAATACAGAAACTCTTTCAACTTTCTTCCTTACCAAATAGTACAACACTACATAATGTTACCTAGAGCATCAGGGAAACTGTGTCTTAATTCTTCTTCATTCTTTTTGAAAGACCCTACAACCAGACACAAGTACCATACATGATCATATAAAAGTTTTTCTGAACAAGAACGCCTATGGGTGACTAAAGGAGCACAAAATCTAGTCCCAAATTTGTGGAAATGTATACACAGGTTAATGACCCACTACAGTAGTTAAGCAAAATGAGAGGAAAGGGATGCCTACAACAGTAGTGCATGCTTAAAGCTTGAAGACTGGCATGGCCAGAATCCAGATCTTGCTATACAAGTCCAATGAGGTACAGTACTAtgataaaaacaaaaaaagatTTGGTTGGTTTTAATCCAGACAGCGTGCTATGCCAAATTGGTTTTGAAACCAGACAGTTCTTGTTTATTTAGTGCTAATTAGTGTAATGGATGTCATTCACTAGCACCTGGTGTCACTGTCTATCTACTTAGCAAAATTGCTATGTGTCAAGTTAAGAGTAATTAATAGTTTTGACTTAGTAATAAAAACCATATGAAGCAGCCAAATAGAGGCCCTAAGCAACTATGAGAACAATGGACTCCTTTGCTTTCAAAACTAGATCTGATGCACAGGGAATCTATATGGTCATTTATGGTACTACAGCATCTATACCCACTACAGCAGTAGAATATATTAATACACCTACGTTTACCTTCATCTTCTACTTGAGAAGACCAGCTGCCCATATCAGACAGTTTGTCCTCTACAGACAATTCAGCATCCAATGTATTGCTGGTCAGCGTATGTGTCTGTACACTGACAATTTCAAAACCATGCATAGGGTTTGTACATTAACCAACATGTCAACTTGCCAACCTTGTCTGTCATCTCTGTAGttcttgtttctctgttttcttGACTATCTTCATGGGTACCTGCTAAATCATACATTAGTAGTGACACTAATAGGTAGTTCAGTGTCATATCCTACacttacacaaacaaaagctaCTTAATCTGTTGTTTATCTAGTACACATCTTATGTCTGTAATTCTTAGCTAAACATTTGCTGTTCATCTTGGCTACATTTCAAGCATAACCATCAAGACAAACTCTGTTTGAATTATGAACCAAATGTGAATATGTGTGCCATGCCATCTACCCCGTGACAATGTCAAATAGGTCACACACAATTCTGCCCCAGGCAAACTGAAACTGGTGAACTACCTTTCTCTATCATAGGAAATCTAGTCTAATACCAGATCCAGATTTTCTGCTAAATGTAGTGTCATTAATGCTAATTATCTTA
This window encodes:
- the LOC134179909 gene encoding SNW domain-containing protein 1-like isoform X2 encodes the protein MSLTSVLPAPIQASADPLDDRRVERAYRELTMVTSRAPPYGHRKGWVPRSQEDFGDGGAFPEVHVAQYPRGMGQSKKTSTNTLALQIDSDGRVKYEAIAKQGHGKDKVVHSRFHELVPAEIRSGFDPDLVRPDEEEMQKMTEKTKAALEKVVNSKIAAAMPTHVPEQPGGAQYIRYTPAQQGTEFNSGAKQRVIRVVESQQDPMEPPKFKVNKKIPRGPPSPPAPVMHSPPRKVTVKEQQEWKIPPCISNWKNARGFTIPLDKRLAADGRGLQDHHINDNFAKLAEALYIADRKAREAVETRAQIAKKVAQKEKEQKEHGLRQMAQKARDERQGIKTSSTGGLDDEAREREKLRHERHKDRERDRRIARAGHERRTKLEQQRDRDVSEKIALGMPSNAKNQESMYDQRLFNQSKGLDSGFAAEDDVYSVYDKPWRRGETAGQAIYRPSKNIDKDIYGDDIEELIKTNRFHADKEFGGTERGKQRDGAVQFQKDTEDDPFGLDKFMTDAKKADRSRRPHPDRSSRDYEHSSSKKARH
- the LOC134179909 gene encoding SNW domain-containing protein 1-like isoform X1, which translates into the protein MSLTSVLPAPIQASADPLDDRRVERAYRELTMVTSRAPPYGHRKGWVPRSQEDFGDGGAFPEVHVAQYPRGMGQSKKTSTNTLALQIDSDGRVKYEAIAKQGHGKDKVVHSRFHELVPAEIRSGFDPDLVRPDEEEMQKMTEKTKAALEKVVNSKIAAAMPTHVPEQPGGAQYIRYTPAQQGTEFNSGAKQRVIRVVESQQDPMEPPKFKVNKKIPRGPPSPPAPVMHSPPRKVTVKEQQEWKIPPCISNWKNARGFTIPLDKRLAADGRGLQDHHINDNFAKLAEALYIADRKAREAVETRAQIAKKVAQKEKEQKEHGLRQMAQKARDERQGIKTSSTGGGLDDEAREREKLRHERHKDRERDRRIARAGHERRTKLEQQRDRDVSEKIALGMPSNAKNQESMYDQRLFNQSKGLDSGFAAEDDVYSVYDKPWRRGETAGQAIYRPSKNIDKDIYGDDIEELIKTNRFHADKEFGGTERGKQRDGAVQFQKDTEDDPFGLDKFMTDAKKADRSRRPHPDRSSRDYEHSSSKKARH
- the LOC134180485 gene encoding uncharacterized protein LOC134180485 isoform X3; this translates as MAYCRSAADIILKALSLEESSSLEACELYTTAIEILLQGARDDDDLKRKKAVKEKILQYMSRFEKLLKLGEEFEAARRLDIPAAADGQKPISRKETLKNFQEQRDGVGTGTHEDSQENRETRTTEMTDKTHTLTSNTLDAELSVEDKLSDMGSWSSQVEDEGSFKKNEEELRHSFPDALAATDALASINRLASKLRQDPEMWELEEELKRILKESN
- the LOC134180485 gene encoding uncharacterized protein LOC134180485 isoform X2; the encoded protein is MAYCRSAADIILKALSLEESSSLEACELYTTAIEILLQGARDDDDLKRKKAVKEKILQYMSRFEKLLKLGEEFEAARRLDIPAAADGQKPISRKETLKNFQEQRDGVGSTHEDSQENRETRTTEMTDKTHTLTSNTLDAELSVEDKLSDMGSWSSQVEDEGKRSFKKNEEELRHSFPDALAATDALASINRLASKLRQDPEMWELEEELKRILKESN
- the LOC134180485 gene encoding uncharacterized protein LOC134180485 isoform X1; translation: MAYCRSAADIILKALSLEESSSLEACELYTTAIEILLQGARDDDDLKRKKAVKEKILQYMSRFEKLLKLGEEFEAARRLDIPAAADGQKPISRKETLKNFQEQRDGVGTGTHEDSQENRETRTTEMTDKTHTLTSNTLDAELSVEDKLSDMGSWSSQVEDEGKRSFKKNEEELRHSFPDALAATDALASINRLASKLRQDPEMWELEEELKRILKESN